A window of Diospyros lotus cultivar Yz01 chromosome 14, ASM1463336v1, whole genome shotgun sequence contains these coding sequences:
- the LOC127790994 gene encoding LOW QUALITY PROTEIN: germin-like protein 11-1 (The sequence of the model RefSeq protein was modified relative to this genomic sequence to represent the inferred CDS: inserted 1 base in 1 codon): CLALDSDNLQDQDTCPAATSTGQPIFINGFPCKSPANTIASDFKSSKLSFAGDTDNSVRSLTTIDTAAEFPGXNGLGLAVARTDLDVGGLVMPHSHPRASELFFVSKGVVIAGFSDTKNQLFQSQLRAGDVFVFPRGLLHYCLNNGFEPATAFSVLNSQNPGLVSISSAMFALHDSSAINMLKKRLISLSSLQMDRIANASLFRS, translated from the exons TGTTTGGCACTGGACAGTGATAACCTCCAGGACCAGGACACATGTCCAGCGGCAACATCCACAGGGCAACCCATCTTCATCAACGGCTTCCCATGCAAGAGCCCTGCCAACACCATTGCCTCCGACTTCAAGTCATCAAAGCTGAGCTTTGCAGGCGACACGGACAACTCTGTCCGCTCGTTGACCACCATAGATACTGCTGCTGAGTTTCCGG TCAACGGCCTTGGCCTGGCGGTTGCTAGGACCGACTTAGACGTGGGCGGCCTCGTCATGCCACACTCCCACCCAAGAGCCTCTGAGTTGTTCTTTGTCAGCAAAGGTGTCGTGATTGCTGGATTTAGTGACACCAAAAACCAACTTTTCCAATCACAGCTTAGAGCAGGTGATGTCTTTGTCTTCCCAAGAGGGCTTCTTCACTACTGTTTGAACAATGGCTTTGAGCCTGCCACTGCTTTCTCCGTTCTGAACAGCCAGAACCCCGGTCTGGTTAGCATCTCCAGCGCCATGTTTGCGCTCCATGATTCAAGCGCCATTAACATGTTAAAGAAGAGattaatttctctttcttcacttCAGATGGATCGAATTGCAAATGCAAGTCTCTTCAGATCTTAG
- the LOC127790497 gene encoding LOW QUALITY PROTEIN: inositol polyphosphate multikinase alpha-like (The sequence of the model RefSeq protein was modified relative to this genomic sequence to represent the inferred CDS: inserted 2 bases in 1 codon) has product MLNIPVHQVAGHQAVDGNLGPLVDNSGRFYKPLQSHERGSSEVAFYTSFASNTRIPDHIRRYFPVFHGTQLVEASDGTGLHPHLVLQDLVAGRINPSIMDAKIGSRTWPPQASEDYIAKSLKKDRESTSIPLGFRISGLQIYISEESGYWKPNKGFIRSFSADGVRLVLRKFVSSNVTADSDSDSDPDCAFASIVYGGSAGILAQLLELKAWFEDQTIFHFYSCSVLMIYEKELALEGRNFVAEVKLIDFAHVMEGGGVIDHNFLGGLCSLIKFISEILTTPDESQNXCLQNSEKNQFPCDNVTDL; this is encoded by the exons ATGCTTAACATCCCAGTTCATCAAGTTGCCGGACATCAAGCTGTTGATGGAAATCTTGGGCCACTTGTAGATAATTCAGGGCGGTTTTACAAGCCTCTTCAGAGTCATGAGCGCGGGTCCAGTGAGGTAGCCTTCTACACATCATTTGCTTCCAACACAAGGATCCCGGATCACATTCGCAGATATTTTCCCGTGTTCCATGGCACTCAGCTTGTAGAGGCATCTGATGGAACTGGCCTGCATCCTCATCTTGTTTTGCAAGATCTTGTTGCAGGTCGCATCAATCCCTCCATCATGGATGCTAAGATTGGCTCTAGAACCTGGCCTCCCCAAGCATCTGAAGACTATATAGCAAAATCCTTGAAGAAAGATAGAGAATCCACAAGCATCCCATTGGGTTTCAGGATATCAGGActccaaatatatataagtgaagAATCTGGATACTGGAAACCTAACAAAGGGTTCATCAGGAGCTTTTCTGCTGATGGTGTTAGACTAGTGCTGAGGAAATTTGTTTCTTCCAATGTAACTGCAGATTCAGATTCAGATTCAGACCCAGATTGCGCTTTTGCATCAATAGTTTATGGTGGTTCTGCAGGGATTTTGGCACAGCTCCTGGAGCTGAAAGCATGGTTTGAGGATCAAactattttccatttttattcttgttctGTCCTCATGATTTATGAAAAGGAGTTGGCTTTGGAGGGAAGGAACTTTGTTGCAGAAGTCAAACTGATTGATTTTGCCCATGTCATGGAAGGTGGAGGAGTTATTGATCATAACTTCTTAGGCGGGCTCTGTTCTTTGATAAAGTTTATTTCAGAAATACTAACCACTCCAGACGAGAGCCAAAA TTGTCTGCAGAACTCTGAGAAGAACCAGTTTCCTTGCGATAATGTTACTGATCTATAA